From Pelotomaculum schinkii, the proteins below share one genomic window:
- a CDS encoding phage baseplate assembly protein V has translation MFETENNKQEYALKKYFGKYPGVVLGNDPPQNDPHRGELLVEVHGILEETLDGKSQRPIQVKAKPCFPPGFFFIPEQGDNVWVEFGAGDINNPIWTGVWYPKGKTPNTIDAQAPAKFQKVIRTVSGQVIQLDDSSGSEKLVIADEKNKNTIIMDKNGIKLAAGNNVNITMDSTGITLNADAVNLGGSSGEGVVMGDSFGNIWNLFINHTHTTAVGPTSTPLPPAQPPLSTAVSQKVKAVK, from the coding sequence ATGTTCGAAACAGAAAACAATAAACAGGAATACGCCTTAAAGAAATACTTCGGCAAGTATCCGGGGGTGGTGTTGGGTAACGATCCTCCCCAGAACGACCCCCACCGGGGCGAGCTTTTGGTCGAGGTGCACGGTATCCTGGAAGAGACGCTGGATGGCAAGAGCCAGCGCCCCATCCAGGTTAAGGCCAAACCGTGCTTTCCGCCGGGCTTTTTCTTCATCCCGGAGCAGGGAGACAATGTGTGGGTGGAATTTGGCGCCGGCGACATCAATAACCCCATCTGGACCGGGGTCTGGTATCCGAAAGGAAAGACACCCAACACGATAGACGCCCAGGCGCCGGCAAAATTCCAAAAGGTTATCCGCACTGTTTCCGGACAAGTGATTCAACTGGATGACAGCAGCGGGTCCGAGAAGTTGGTGATCGCCGATGAAAAGAACAAAAATACCATTATCATGGATAAAAACGGCATCAAGCTTGCCGCGGGGAACAATGTTAACATCACCATGGACTCAACAGGGATTACCCTGAATGCCGACGCTGTCAATCTGGGTGGATCTTCCGGTGAAGGAGTTGTAATGGGCGATTCATTCGGGAATATATGGAACTTGTTTATTAACCATACGCACACTACGGCGGTGGGGCCCACCAGTACGCCGCTGCCTCCCGCTCAACCGCCTCTCTCTACCGCAGTGAGTCAGAAGGTTAAGGCTGTGAAATGA
- a CDS encoding LysM peptidoglycan-binding domain-containing protein, whose product MPVSIYSRYYGLDTVEKNGRVSLAQRPAVPLETYPDSIIHTVVGNETLDQLAAHYYGRAELWWRIADANPLKFPLDWKAGDTLIIPPIRVATRTPRR is encoded by the coding sequence ATGCCTGTCTCTATTTATTCAAGATACTATGGACTGGATACTGTCGAAAAAAACGGACGGGTGAGTTTGGCCCAACGTCCCGCCGTCCCCCTTGAAACTTACCCGGATAGCATTATTCATACGGTGGTGGGGAATGAAACCCTGGACCAGCTGGCGGCGCACTACTACGGGCGTGCGGAGCTTTGGTGGCGCATTGCCGACGCCAATCCACTTAAGTTCCCCCTGGACTGGAAAGCAGGCGACACCCTCATCATTCCACCCATCCGGGTAGCCACGCGCACGCCGCGGAGGTAA
- a CDS encoding baseplate J/gp47 family protein: MSTSNGQNGSDTSNRPHIDYTDKDYDSLRDAMLALATEKLPGWTDHSANDPGVVLLELFAYMGDLILYYQDRIANESFLDTAVERSSVINLLRLIGYELRPPQPASVDLTLLFKPDIKTDAGTVTIDDKAEFKTTAGPAGGDPVSFRYVRQPLTIDLQLLPLIQHTDGKTYRCYDSLPVIQVDSVQEKEIVGSSDNSSGQRFRLAGTPLIVDSLEVYVDGEKWERRETLFYSDSAGKHYVVRRDESDVSWIEFGDGNFGSIPRKGSNNITASYRTGGGIKGNIPKNSIFKVSAIGDPGSNLQLVFNPNASSGGMEREDCAQAVLRGPQLFRARSRAVTGEDYEAYARDFGVAKVRAQAANWNTVELYVAPAGGGKPSDTLKEDLRLYFEDKRMLTTIIEVKDPVYVDVMIEGDLFIKPQYFRDSVRQRVEDAVNRLLAFENVDFARVLYVSKVYEVIEAIEGVEGVTISGFERVTPPPEGLDPKPVWGVLRFDWNEIPYLSGINFKSVTGGQSGR, translated from the coding sequence ATGAGCACATCTAACGGGCAAAACGGAAGCGACACGTCCAACCGTCCTCATATTGATTATACGGACAAGGACTACGATTCACTGCGCGATGCGATGCTGGCGCTGGCCACGGAGAAACTGCCGGGCTGGACGGACCACTCGGCCAACGATCCGGGCGTCGTACTGCTGGAGCTGTTTGCCTACATGGGCGACTTAATCCTCTACTACCAGGACCGGATCGCCAACGAGAGTTTTCTGGATACCGCTGTGGAACGGAGCAGTGTTATCAACCTGCTGCGCCTGATCGGGTATGAGCTGCGTCCGCCGCAGCCGGCCTCTGTTGATCTGACTCTGCTGTTCAAACCAGATATCAAAACGGATGCCGGCACAGTCACTATCGACGACAAAGCTGAGTTCAAGACCACTGCCGGTCCTGCCGGAGGTGACCCGGTCAGTTTTCGGTATGTGCGGCAGCCGTTGACGATTGATCTTCAACTGCTTCCCCTAATACAGCACACCGACGGTAAAACGTACCGCTGTTATGACAGCCTGCCTGTGATTCAGGTGGATTCCGTCCAGGAAAAAGAAATTGTTGGTTCCTCTGATAATAGCTCCGGCCAACGTTTCAGGCTAGCGGGAACGCCTCTCATTGTTGACTCACTGGAAGTTTATGTGGACGGGGAAAAGTGGGAGCGCCGGGAAACGCTCTTTTACAGCGACTCCGCCGGTAAGCATTACGTTGTGCGCCGCGACGAGTCGGATGTGTCCTGGATCGAGTTCGGCGACGGCAATTTCGGCAGTATCCCGCGTAAAGGGAGCAACAATATAACCGCCTCCTACCGGACCGGTGGCGGGATCAAGGGAAACATCCCGAAAAATTCCATTTTCAAGGTGAGTGCGATCGGAGACCCCGGCTCCAACCTGCAGTTGGTCTTCAACCCCAATGCCTCGTCCGGAGGTATGGAGCGTGAGGATTGCGCCCAGGCAGTCCTGCGGGGGCCTCAACTGTTTCGAGCCCGCAGCCGGGCGGTCACTGGAGAGGACTATGAGGCCTATGCCAGGGATTTCGGAGTGGCAAAGGTAAGGGCGCAGGCCGCCAACTGGAACACGGTGGAGTTGTATGTCGCCCCGGCCGGGGGCGGCAAGCCCAGCGATACCCTTAAAGAAGACTTGCGGCTTTACTTTGAAGATAAGAGAATGCTCACCACGATCATCGAAGTGAAAGATCCGGTATATGTGGATGTAATGATCGAAGGAGATTTGTTCATTAAGCCGCAATATTTCAGAGATTCCGTCCGCCAACGGGTAGAAGACGCTGTAAACCGTTTGCTTGCCTTTGAAAACGTTGATTTTGCCCGGGTACTGTACGTCAGCAAGGTGTATGAGGTTATTGAAGCCATTGAGGGCGTTGAAGGCGTTACCATCTCCGGATTCGAACGGGTTACGCCTCCCCCGGAAGGATTGGATCCGAAACCTGTTTGGGGTGTGCTGCGTTTCGATTGGAACGAGATACCATATTTGTCCGGTATCAATTTTAAAAGTGTAACAGGAGGTCAGAGTGGACGTTGA
- a CDS encoding phage late control D family protein: MKYDLYYRISVKAGNASYDLSHDLSSLTVEESETGPDKLTIEMTDPFKVYSHALQEGMQVETDLGKVSDHSIIFRGRISKVEGSFPRHGVPALRLLAFDRSMNMGLRKRNRVWTDTSLEKIVKDIAGAYFNTGDIKVDLKGNPNFTGNGIRQQDETDLAFLLRLASRYGCEVFVVSGEQKDELFFKAQYKIMKSAPEVTLYHGRYGVSNRLLSFEATVDAAKIQLPRVFAGTDFDTGQCIQQVTAPVQDVGTTEDRFTDENLTQFYSRYPARALSIKNLLAAAGTVQKQLRDELGSVEREVTPGFTTQDELNKRADNQFSTSIHGMSASGSVPGNHRIHSQSTIGIADVGGRFSGTWYLSRVRHVLNKEGYQTEFQCRR; the protein is encoded by the coding sequence GTGAAATACGACCTTTATTATCGAATCTCAGTCAAGGCCGGCAATGCCTCTTATGATTTGTCCCATGACCTGTCCTCCTTAACGGTCGAGGAAAGCGAAACCGGGCCGGACAAGCTTACGATAGAGATGACCGATCCGTTCAAGGTCTACAGCCATGCCCTGCAGGAGGGGATGCAGGTTGAGACGGACCTGGGCAAGGTCAGCGATCATTCCATCATCTTTCGCGGCCGGATCTCCAAGGTCGAAGGAAGCTTCCCCCGGCATGGTGTGCCGGCGCTCAGGCTCCTGGCCTTTGACAGGAGCATGAACATGGGACTTCGGAAAAGAAACCGTGTCTGGACCGATACTTCGCTGGAAAAGATCGTGAAGGATATCGCGGGAGCATATTTCAACACCGGCGATATAAAGGTGGATCTGAAGGGGAACCCGAATTTCACGGGCAACGGCATCCGCCAGCAGGATGAAACCGACCTGGCTTTCCTGCTCAGGCTTGCTTCAAGATATGGCTGTGAGGTGTTCGTGGTGAGCGGTGAGCAGAAAGACGAGCTTTTTTTCAAGGCGCAGTACAAGATCATGAAATCCGCTCCGGAAGTCACGCTTTATCACGGAAGATATGGTGTCAGCAACCGTCTGCTCTCTTTTGAAGCGACCGTCGATGCGGCCAAGATCCAGCTACCGCGTGTTTTTGCCGGTACCGATTTCGATACGGGGCAGTGTATTCAGCAGGTCACGGCGCCGGTTCAGGATGTAGGAACCACCGAAGACCGTTTCACGGACGAGAACCTCACCCAGTTCTACAGCCGCTATCCGGCCAGGGCCTTGTCCATAAAGAACCTGCTGGCGGCTGCCGGTACCGTTCAAAAACAGTTGCGGGATGAACTGGGAAGCGTGGAGCGTGAGGTTACGCCAGGCTTTACAACGCAGGATGAACTGAACAAGCGGGCCGACAACCAGTTCAGCACCAGCATCCATGGCATGAGCGCAAGCGGAAGCGTTCCCGGCAACCACCGCATCCATTCCCAGTCCACCATCGGCATTGCCGACGTGGGTGGCCGCTTTTCCGGAACATGGTACCTGTCCCGGGTGCGGCATGTGTTGAATAAGGAAGGCTATCAGACCGAGTTTCAATGCCGGCGATAA
- a CDS encoding GPW/gp25 family protein: protein MSETISGFSFPFRIDSSGRVARTSGPEKLKENIKHILLTGIGERVMRRDYGGGLRQLVHDPNNDALRAIVQHQIGKAIGQWEPGVQIQGVTVTQKDGNLYVEILYLIGRTQQPQSLSVPIGLGGI, encoded by the coding sequence ATGAGTGAAACAATCAGCGGCTTTTCTTTTCCCTTCCGCATCGATTCGTCGGGCCGGGTGGCCCGGACCAGCGGGCCGGAAAAACTGAAGGAAAATATCAAGCATATCCTGCTGACCGGCATTGGAGAGAGGGTGATGCGCCGCGACTATGGCGGCGGTCTGCGCCAGCTCGTCCATGACCCAAACAACGACGCGCTGCGGGCGATAGTACAGCATCAGATCGGCAAAGCCATTGGTCAGTGGGAGCCGGGGGTGCAGATACAGGGTGTGACGGTCACGCAGAAGGATGGAAACCTCTACGTTGAAATCTTGTATTTGATCGGCCGGACGCAGCAGCCGCAGAGTCTATCGGTGCCCATCGGGCTGGGAGGTATCTGA
- a CDS encoding phage tail sheath family protein, protein MSYNIGLNIVETDGRATPSIQPAQTSVAAFMILSDRGAPGEVFQVVNWSQFKEHFGSFKAGANGAYALQGFFDNGGTMAYVTRLVNKTGAAVEAVCASVTGTPKNPLALTEGLQLQLKIDRGAESAVSFNAKTPAMLDGSLAGPLPNDTDLDLTLEVNGQLKASYTFVGQDFPNGFDKATLEEIVAVLNREFMGIQAFVIKDENTKLCVRTDLKGANASLKAGGKLAGILKFPTDLVKGAGNITNMGTVDLMEAVEAICDGLKTTGLRAILSPDGKQIVISHTMPGKAHTVQVVNNTSNTFGFDTNVHEGEDVIAAVAASAALGSLTVKAGYMGKEDPGAWGTDLAVEITKNNENNNHFDLGVYYGKEKVEVWEVEDAQNAASVINNVSSGSKFIMIQSPASGTLSVAPLTPLTNGSDDNLSQDHVKSQVRDAKEFFNTYDVQLVCCPESSEPEVVSDLLTYCEKRGDCMFVGHTPVGAKGSAVKDYGKKFRGDKVYGALYFPWIRVYDPLDPLGHKPKFIPPTGHVLGVYARTERERGIWKAPAGNAARINGALDVQYSITDTEHTDMVKNGSVNAVRFISGQGIVIDSSRTLSTSTLWLYVNVRLLFNFVKSSLRSGLRWVVQEPNNDALWNKIKYNSVTPFLMGLWRQGAFGPGAPEQVFTVKVDAENNPPANIQQGILTVEVYFYPSRPAETIIITVGQQEGGATAGEK, encoded by the coding sequence TCGGTCGCCGCTTTCATGATCCTATCCGATCGCGGGGCGCCGGGGGAAGTGTTTCAGGTGGTCAATTGGAGCCAGTTCAAGGAACATTTCGGCTCATTCAAAGCAGGAGCCAACGGCGCTTATGCGCTTCAGGGTTTTTTCGATAACGGCGGGACAATGGCATATGTCACGAGACTTGTAAACAAGACCGGCGCCGCAGTAGAGGCTGTTTGCGCATCTGTCACCGGCACGCCGAAGAACCCCCTGGCCTTGACCGAGGGTTTACAGCTACAATTAAAGATCGATCGAGGCGCCGAATCTGCCGTGAGTTTCAATGCAAAGACTCCCGCCATGCTCGATGGCTCCCTTGCCGGCCCGCTGCCGAATGATACGGACCTGGATCTGACCCTCGAAGTGAATGGTCAGCTTAAGGCAAGCTACACATTCGTTGGACAAGACTTCCCAAATGGTTTCGATAAGGCAACCCTGGAAGAGATCGTTGCGGTTTTAAACCGTGAATTTATGGGTATTCAGGCTTTTGTCATCAAAGATGAAAACACCAAATTATGTGTGCGGACCGATCTCAAGGGGGCAAACGCTTCACTCAAAGCGGGTGGAAAGCTGGCCGGCATCCTGAAGTTTCCCACAGATCTGGTTAAAGGAGCAGGAAACATCACGAATATGGGTACGGTTGATCTAATGGAGGCGGTAGAAGCCATCTGTGACGGCCTTAAAACAACCGGCCTGCGGGCTATCCTCTCCCCCGACGGCAAGCAAATTGTTATAAGCCACACTATGCCCGGGAAAGCCCACACTGTACAGGTCGTAAACAATACCAGCAATACCTTTGGCTTTGACACCAACGTTCATGAGGGGGAAGATGTTATTGCAGCTGTCGCGGCTTCCGCCGCACTGGGAAGCCTGACGGTTAAGGCGGGTTACATGGGCAAAGAAGATCCAGGGGCATGGGGGACCGATCTTGCCGTAGAAATAACAAAGAACAATGAGAATAACAATCACTTTGATCTTGGTGTCTATTATGGCAAAGAGAAGGTCGAAGTATGGGAAGTGGAGGACGCGCAGAATGCAGCTTCGGTTATAAACAACGTGTCCTCGGGCTCAAAGTTCATCATGATCCAGAGTCCCGCTTCAGGAACTCTTTCAGTCGCCCCCCTCACTCCATTGACAAACGGCAGCGACGATAATTTGAGCCAGGATCATGTCAAGAGTCAGGTTCGCGACGCCAAGGAGTTCTTCAATACATACGATGTCCAACTGGTCTGTTGCCCTGAAAGTTCCGAGCCGGAAGTTGTCAGTGATTTGCTGACCTACTGCGAAAAAAGGGGCGATTGCATGTTCGTCGGCCATACGCCCGTAGGCGCGAAAGGGAGCGCCGTGAAAGATTACGGCAAGAAGTTTCGCGGCGACAAAGTATACGGCGCGCTCTACTTCCCCTGGATTCGGGTTTACGACCCCCTCGACCCGCTTGGGCATAAGCCGAAATTCATACCGCCCACGGGCCACGTGCTGGGCGTCTATGCGCGCACAGAGCGTGAACGGGGTATCTGGAAGGCGCCCGCCGGCAACGCCGCCCGAATCAACGGAGCGCTGGATGTGCAGTACAGCATTACGGATACCGAACATACCGACATGGTCAAGAACGGCAGCGTGAACGCAGTGCGCTTTATCTCCGGGCAGGGCATCGTGATCGACAGCTCGCGGACCCTGAGTACCAGTACGCTCTGGCTTTATGTCAATGTGCGGCTGCTCTTCAATTTTGTCAAGAGTTCACTGAGGTCCGGACTGCGCTGGGTTGTCCAGGAGCCCAACAACGACGCGCTGTGGAACAAGATCAAGTATAACTCCGTGACGCCGTTCCTGATGGGATTGTGGCGCCAGGGCGCATTCGGCCCCGGTGCACCGGAGCAGGTGTTTACCGTGAAGGTGGACGCCGAGAATAACCCGCCTGCGAACATCCAGCAGGGTATCCTGACGGTCGAGGTCTACTTCTACCCGTCGCGGCCAGCGGAGACCATCATAATTACCGTAGGCCAGCAGGAAGGTGGGGCAACCGCTGGCGAAAAATAG
- a CDS encoding phage tail protein has protein sequence MAALGFNEAYRTHEFVVEIEGIESPNITKVTGLTEGEVEAIEQPDGGANITHKISSGIIKYGDLTLERNMDGSNADKGFKEWFQTMFTIDGTGTGSQLRRNGSIVVKEHQKEVMRFVFEGAWIKSSKFSDLDAGSSGLMKQTIVLAIERMYRV, from the coding sequence ATGGCCGCTCTAGGCTTTAATGAAGCATACCGGACACACGAGTTCGTAGTTGAGATCGAAGGTATTGAGAGTCCCAACATCACGAAAGTGACAGGCCTTACCGAAGGCGAGGTGGAAGCGATTGAGCAGCCGGACGGCGGGGCCAACATTACCCACAAAATCAGCTCGGGGATTATCAAGTATGGCGATTTGACTCTCGAGAGGAACATGGACGGCAGCAACGCCGACAAGGGTTTTAAAGAATGGTTTCAGACAATGTTCACCATAGACGGGACGGGAACCGGCTCCCAGTTGCGGCGCAACGGCTCCATCGTCGTCAAGGAACACCAGAAGGAAGTCATGCGCTTTGTGTTCGAAGGGGCTTGGATTAAATCGTCCAAGTTCAGCGACCTGGACGCGGGAAGCTCCGGCCTGATGAAGCAGACGATAGTCCTGGCAATTGAGCGGATGTATCGTGTTTGA
- a CDS encoding exo-alpha-sialidase, which translates to MDVELQARSHLGRQRIDLEWAWRASGQQSTRFRLLRRERRYPVGPEDGVPVLDMRVPVDPGQNQIPPKVPQTYRLNAVLAPDGSGVLVEGEDPDSGGCAYSFKVADQGVAEHYIKKSLSGCLNTIEHAAGVCYYYTLFVGDGLSAKPVARASATASVSHGFADQLYRLLPGVHRAYDEPAPAGRGRGQLRQFLEVFGAALDYFRSRAEGLRGLHDVLQTRADLLPHLAGWIGWDLDLTQDEISQRMEILFAPELYRTVGTLPNIQALVNRVTGWDCRIKEFVHNVCLSNAPETLHLWDIWEISRNKAGTAWLTPVQHSMAENYDGRPACVKDAAGNSWLFWHAGQSSGRSLWCQNLDVPGAAPRRIDLCPQDDSGSLLQSLGAPSVILAGKELWLFCESGQPEKREVWCTANLLPDAIGKESPDKAAVCPARNLSLHPGDDSNPAAVTLEDQVWVFWQSNRRGPTDIWARVHKDGQWGPPGRITTAGFRHWAPAAVVDNSNTLWLFYCEDDYSEQGLSRRLRCRTFDGHEWIDREDAGTDGPHDESPAAVVQGNNIWLFWQARDAQEGWQIWSKTFNGKKWGKRGRVTDHPAADKEPTALVDANGRLRVFWRSQRRGYFRIAGQSQGRGYPFQSCTVDTRNAEMLAHVHLQKEAFNNRVHYTYDTRARSAGRAVINHDAWCARDTVGVYLTPDTLDAELITRGQELVKGLIQRFLPVQTRIVFVIEPPVVLEKVYTYDFPDDKTQALVEEQYVDILERVEQYDGPGEAYEDILPDWVWMRAWSESCRDHRSVDCKAVPVVTRYRTWQVGVKSGG; encoded by the coding sequence GTGGACGTTGAACTGCAGGCCAGGTCACACCTGGGCAGACAGCGCATCGATCTGGAATGGGCCTGGAGGGCGTCCGGGCAACAGTCCACACGGTTCAGACTGCTCCGGCGCGAGCGAAGATATCCTGTCGGTCCGGAAGACGGCGTGCCGGTGCTCGACATGCGCGTTCCTGTGGATCCCGGCCAGAATCAAATCCCGCCCAAAGTTCCGCAGACATATCGGCTTAACGCGGTTCTGGCCCCCGACGGCAGCGGGGTTCTTGTTGAGGGGGAAGACCCTGACAGCGGCGGCTGTGCCTACTCTTTCAAGGTAGCGGATCAAGGGGTCGCAGAACACTACATAAAGAAAAGCCTGTCCGGCTGCCTCAATACAATAGAGCATGCCGCAGGGGTCTGTTATTACTACACCCTTTTTGTCGGCGACGGCCTGTCTGCCAAACCGGTTGCACGCGCATCTGCGACGGCCAGCGTGAGCCACGGCTTTGCGGATCAGCTTTACCGGCTTCTTCCCGGAGTACACCGCGCCTATGATGAACCGGCGCCTGCCGGGAGGGGGCGGGGGCAGCTGCGCCAATTTCTCGAAGTCTTCGGGGCTGCTCTGGACTATTTCCGGAGCCGGGCCGAGGGCTTGCGCGGCCTTCACGATGTGCTGCAGACACGCGCCGACCTCTTGCCTCATCTGGCCGGATGGATCGGCTGGGATCTGGACCTGACCCAGGACGAGATCTCGCAGCGCATGGAGATCCTGTTCGCTCCGGAGTTGTACCGGACAGTCGGCACCCTCCCCAATATCCAGGCCCTGGTAAATCGCGTCACCGGATGGGACTGCCGCATCAAGGAGTTTGTTCACAATGTTTGCCTGAGTAATGCGCCTGAAACCCTTCATCTGTGGGACATCTGGGAAATCTCACGCAACAAGGCGGGTACAGCATGGTTAACGCCCGTGCAGCACTCCATGGCAGAAAATTATGACGGACGTCCTGCCTGCGTGAAGGACGCCGCCGGCAATTCATGGCTGTTCTGGCATGCCGGCCAAAGCAGCGGACGCAGCCTCTGGTGTCAAAACCTTGATGTCCCCGGCGCTGCTCCGCGCCGGATAGATCTTTGCCCGCAGGATGACTCCGGCAGCCTCCTGCAAAGCCTTGGAGCCCCGTCGGTGATATTGGCCGGTAAGGAGCTGTGGCTGTTCTGTGAATCCGGTCAACCGGAGAAACGCGAGGTCTGGTGCACAGCGAATCTGTTACCCGATGCTATTGGTAAGGAATCACCGGACAAAGCTGCTGTCTGCCCTGCCCGGAACCTGTCGCTGCATCCCGGGGATGACTCCAATCCGGCTGCGGTTACATTAGAGGACCAGGTGTGGGTGTTCTGGCAGTCGAACCGTCGCGGTCCGACCGACATCTGGGCCAGGGTTCATAAAGACGGCCAATGGGGACCGCCCGGGAGAATAACCACTGCCGGCTTCCGTCATTGGGCCCCCGCCGCCGTTGTCGACAATAGTAATACTCTGTGGCTCTTTTACTGTGAAGATGACTATAGCGAACAGGGGCTTTCCCGCCGGTTGCGCTGCCGGACTTTCGACGGCCATGAATGGATCGACAGGGAAGATGCCGGCACAGACGGGCCGCATGATGAATCACCTGCAGCGGTTGTCCAGGGGAACAATATATGGCTGTTCTGGCAGGCCCGGGACGCTCAAGAAGGGTGGCAAATTTGGAGCAAAACTTTCAACGGGAAGAAATGGGGAAAAAGAGGCCGGGTCACTGACCATCCCGCGGCGGACAAGGAGCCGACGGCTCTGGTGGACGCAAACGGGCGGCTGCGCGTCTTCTGGCGGTCTCAGCGCCGGGGTTATTTTCGTATTGCAGGTCAATCTCAAGGCAGGGGATATCCTTTTCAATCGTGTACTGTTGACACGCGCAACGCCGAAATGCTGGCTCATGTTCACTTGCAGAAAGAAGCCTTCAACAATCGTGTGCACTACACTTATGACACCCGGGCGCGTAGCGCCGGCCGGGCGGTTATCAATCATGATGCATGGTGTGCGCGGGATACGGTGGGTGTATATCTGACCCCTGATACACTGGACGCGGAGCTGATCACCCGGGGGCAGGAACTTGTCAAGGGTCTGATCCAGAGGTTTCTGCCGGTTCAGACGCGGATCGTGTTTGTCATAGAACCGCCGGTTGTTCTTGAAAAAGTTTACACTTATGATTTCCCGGACGATAAAACGCAGGCCCTCGTCGAAGAGCAATATGTCGATATACTCGAGCGGGTCGAGCAATATGACGGGCCGGGAGAAGCTTACGAAGATATTTTGCCTGACTGGGTCTGGATGCGGGCATGGAGCGAGTCCTGCCGTGATCACAGGTCGGTGGATTGTAAAGCTGTCCCGGTCGTTACACGATACCGGACCTGGCAAGTCGGCGTAAAAAGTGGAGGTTAA